A portion of the Thalassotalea sp. LPB0316 genome contains these proteins:
- a CDS encoding STAS/SEC14 domain-containing protein, with the protein MLHVTLQPNYGIAILEPDGALSEADFLEAKAIIDPYIAESGGLKGVMIYTKEFPGWESFNALLTHLSFVQEHHKFITKVALVTDSVIGNLITPLVTHFVSAKVQLFAYEDAQSAKAWLLDSE; encoded by the coding sequence ATGTTACACGTAACGTTACAACCCAATTATGGTATTGCTATTTTAGAGCCAGACGGTGCACTTAGCGAAGCTGATTTTTTGGAAGCTAAGGCGATTATCGACCCGTATATTGCGGAGTCAGGTGGTTTAAAAGGCGTGATGATCTATACCAAGGAATTTCCCGGGTGGGAAAGTTTCAATGCTTTACTCACCCATTTGAGCTTTGTTCAAGAGCATCACAAGTTTATTACCAAAGTCGCTTTGGTTACTGATTCCGTTATTGGCAACCTGATTACGCCTTTGGTAACCCACTTTGTTAGCGCTAAAGTACAGCTATTTGCCTACGAGGATGCTCAAAGTGCAAAAGCGTGGTTACTCGATAGTGAATAA
- a CDS encoding DEAD/DEAH box helicase: MSVDAIGLSADLLKAVKSCGYKNLTPIQQKSIPLIRKGGDLLASAQTGTGKTAAFSLPLIDLIAPKKASGNHHVKVLILTPTRELAQQVHDNITAYTQFMEVTAGVVYGGGAMPSQSKMLKQGVDILIATPGRLLEHTALNNVSLAGVEHVVLDEADRMLDMGFLSDINRIFDLIKHKHQTLMYSATFSNKVKTLANQILQTPKTIEVAKQNSTSGKVKQAVYIVAESRKRELLSEIIGVNNWQQVLVFAGTKESANILAKELKLDGIKAAICHGDKSQGARNKALDDFAEGKVRVLVATDVAARGLDIPDLPYVVNFHLPFLAEDYVHRIGRTGRAGKTGTAISLVSPKDEKFLANIEAFIKRKFDRIVLPGYEMTASQEAENSTKTYEKPSQNRYKTTQAKNRKIAQKNKQKNSGNRSVTKGRNKRR, translated from the coding sequence ATGAGTGTTGATGCTATTGGCTTATCGGCTGATTTATTGAAAGCTGTTAAAAGTTGCGGTTATAAAAATCTGACACCGATTCAGCAAAAATCTATTCCTTTGATTCGCAAAGGCGGTGATTTACTTGCTAGCGCACAAACGGGAACCGGTAAAACAGCGGCTTTTTCTCTACCTCTTATTGATTTAATTGCACCTAAAAAAGCTAGCGGTAATCATCATGTTAAGGTGCTTATTTTGACGCCTACCCGAGAGTTAGCGCAGCAAGTACACGACAACATTACCGCCTATACTCAGTTTATGGAAGTAACGGCAGGCGTGGTTTACGGCGGTGGCGCTATGCCGAGCCAAAGCAAGATGCTAAAGCAGGGCGTTGATATTTTAATTGCTACACCGGGGCGATTATTAGAACACACTGCGCTTAATAACGTGAGCCTTGCGGGTGTTGAACACGTTGTGTTAGATGAAGCCGATCGCATGTTAGATATGGGCTTTTTGAGTGATATTAATCGGATATTCGATTTGATAAAGCACAAGCATCAAACCTTGATGTATTCAGCGACATTTTCAAACAAAGTAAAAACCTTAGCCAATCAAATTTTACAAACGCCAAAAACCATTGAAGTTGCGAAACAAAACTCAACTTCAGGTAAAGTTAAACAAGCGGTTTATATAGTCGCCGAGTCACGTAAACGCGAGTTACTGTCTGAAATTATTGGTGTCAACAATTGGCAGCAAGTGTTGGTTTTTGCTGGTACCAAAGAAAGTGCCAACATTTTAGCTAAGGAGCTAAAGCTCGACGGTATCAAAGCGGCGATTTGTCACGGTGATAAATCACAAGGTGCGCGCAACAAGGCGCTTGATGATTTTGCTGAGGGTAAAGTAAGGGTATTAGTAGCAACCGATGTTGCTGCTCGTGGCTTAGATATTCCCGATTTACCGTATGTGGTCAACTTTCATTTACCGTTTTTAGCTGAAGACTATGTACATCGGATTGGCCGAACGGGGCGCGCAGGTAAAACGGGTACGGCTATTTCACTAGTTTCACCTAAAGATGAAAAGTTTTTAGCGAATATTGAAGCGTTTATCAAACGTAAGTTTGACCGTATTGTGTTACCAGGCTACGAAATGACGGCATCACAAGAAGCGGAAAACTCGACAAAAACCTACGAAAAGCCCTCGCAAAACCGATATAAAACCACACAGGCGAAAAACCGTAAAATAGCCCAAAAGAACAAGCAAAAGAACTCGGGTAATCGCTCGGTAACGAAAGGGCGCAATAAACGACGCTAA
- a CDS encoding DUF4239 domain-containing protein, with translation MQILTPKKLIKIIVPLFISGAFTALVLSLIKEHVQYDGMFNDISAWSAFFSVFGIVYAIVAGFLLVTVLTKYSDLSQVIENELNAIETVRDFLIYLNDTNKERKNNIRKALSNYTYSLLNKEWLEMSVPRQPMDSDTSDELYEIMRKSKEITVNADSDSVVFTAIIENISDITKLRTRRISLANEKLPPRLKILMVFMSIVLVAAFMMLAVQNMYVHIAIVVSLTVAIHLLYMIIEDLDHPFYGIWNINRMPLDELVTRFSKEQ, from the coding sequence ATGCAAATACTGACGCCAAAAAAATTGATAAAAATTATTGTCCCCCTGTTTATCTCAGGCGCGTTTACCGCGCTAGTATTATCCTTAATCAAAGAACATGTGCAGTACGATGGCATGTTTAACGATATTTCGGCTTGGAGTGCATTTTTTAGTGTCTTCGGCATTGTCTACGCTATCGTTGCAGGTTTTCTTTTAGTCACTGTGTTGACGAAATACAGTGATCTTAGCCAAGTGATAGAAAACGAACTAAACGCTATAGAAACCGTGCGCGACTTTCTCATTTATTTAAACGATACCAATAAAGAGCGCAAGAACAACATTCGCAAAGCATTATCAAATTACACCTACTCACTGCTGAATAAAGAATGGCTTGAAATGAGTGTTCCTCGTCAACCCATGGACTCTGACACTTCAGATGAGCTCTATGAAATTATGCGCAAAAGCAAAGAAATTACAGTCAATGCAGATAGTGACAGCGTAGTTTTCACGGCAATTATCGAAAACATTTCTGATATAACAAAGTTACGCACACGAAGGATCTCTCTGGCAAACGAGAAACTTCCCCCAAGGCTAAAAATTTTAATGGTTTTTATGTCTATCGTCTTGGTGGCTGCTTTTATGATGCTCGCAGTGCAAAATATGTACGTTCATATTGCCATTGTTGTCAGCCTTACAGTGGCAATTCATTTGCTTTATATGATCATAGAAGATTTAGACCACCCATTTTACGGTATTTGGAATATCAATCGGATGCCGCTAGATGAATTAGTGACTCGGTTCTCAAAAGAGCAATAG
- a CDS encoding GNAT family N-acetyltransferase: MKIKRDDLEDGQVIALLEEHLEDMYATSPPECVHALDVQALKSPEICFFSAWQGNTLQGCVAIKTLCQQHIEIKSMRTARHARQSGVASQLLAHALQHAHSLGYQKVSLETGSQDYFIPARRLYEKFNFHYCGPFGDYQENIHSCFMTKLLDSLD, from the coding sequence ATGAAAATAAAACGAGATGACCTCGAAGACGGACAAGTTATAGCATTGCTTGAAGAGCACCTTGAAGATATGTATGCAACCTCGCCACCTGAATGTGTTCACGCCCTTGATGTTCAAGCGTTAAAATCGCCCGAAATTTGCTTTTTTAGTGCGTGGCAAGGGAATACTTTACAGGGGTGTGTTGCAATAAAAACACTCTGTCAGCAACATATCGAAATAAAATCGATGAGGACGGCGCGGCACGCTAGGCAATCGGGTGTTGCGAGCCAATTACTAGCGCATGCACTACAACATGCCCATTCATTAGGATACCAAAAAGTTAGCTTAGAAACTGGCAGCCAAGATTACTTCATACCTGCACGTCGTCTGTATGAAAAATTCAATTTTCACTATTGCGGCCCATTTGGTGACTATCAAGAAAATATTCACAGTTGCTTTATGACGAAATTGTTGGATTCGCTTGATTAA
- a CDS encoding calcium/sodium antiporter, giving the protein MALHIIYFLAGLALLIVGSELLIRGSLAVAKRFGISPLLSGLLIVGFGTSTPELVVSLNAAINGQADIAIGNVVGSNIGNILLILGLCALISPLNVNITAIKRDAVMVIVASALFIGLVVDGHLGRANGALLLAVLLCYLGWAYWSEKYRVAPSAKLHKAEAKELAHIPKSALLTTVATLGGLSLLLVGSHAFLLGVTSIANHFGVPESVTGLTVVAVGTSLPELSISLIAAIRRHADVAVGNVLGSNIFNVLGILGISSIVSPLPISLRVVQFDQWVMLLVSALLLYFLYSRRQLSRIEALLLLAGYVGYVWLSFTIFAN; this is encoded by the coding sequence ATGGCTTTACACATAATATATTTTCTTGCTGGGCTTGCTTTGCTTATCGTCGGCAGTGAATTACTTATTCGTGGTTCACTTGCCGTTGCTAAACGCTTTGGCATTTCGCCGCTGTTAAGCGGTCTACTGATTGTTGGCTTTGGTACATCAACACCCGAGTTAGTCGTTTCGCTAAATGCTGCAATAAATGGTCAAGCAGATATCGCTATCGGCAATGTTGTTGGCAGCAATATCGGTAACATACTACTCATACTTGGCTTATGTGCTTTAATATCTCCGCTTAATGTCAATATAACAGCAATAAAACGAGATGCGGTTATGGTAATAGTAGCAAGCGCTCTGTTTATAGGACTCGTTGTTGACGGTCATTTAGGGAGAGCTAACGGAGCATTATTACTAGCCGTTTTGCTGTGTTACCTTGGTTGGGCGTACTGGAGTGAAAAGTACCGTGTTGCCCCTTCAGCAAAGCTTCACAAAGCCGAAGCTAAAGAGCTGGCACATATCCCTAAATCTGCTTTATTAACAACGGTCGCAACACTAGGTGGTTTATCACTCTTACTCGTTGGCTCCCATGCATTTTTACTGGGTGTCACATCAATAGCAAATCATTTTGGTGTACCTGAGTCAGTAACAGGCTTAACCGTTGTCGCCGTTGGTACTTCATTGCCAGAGTTGTCGATTTCACTTATCGCCGCAATTCGCCGTCATGCTGATGTTGCCGTGGGTAATGTTTTGGGTAGTAATATATTTAACGTACTAGGGATCTTAGGTATTTCTTCGATAGTTAGTCCATTACCGATTTCATTGAGAGTAGTACAATTTGATCAGTGGGTTATGCTACTTGTATCCGCCCTATTACTTTACTTTCTTTATTCTAGGCGTCAGTTAAGTCGTATCGAAGCTCTACTATTATTGGCTGGCTACGTTGGCTACGTTTGGCTTAGCTTCACCATATTTGCCAATTAA
- a CDS encoding phosphate-starvation-inducible PsiE family protein, producing the protein MISEKIKIYFDKSVDVVFAIILLFIMIGIAIGTAQLLVTTWKLFAFEGITGHYIDIITDVLTLYVMIELSRSLVEYFNIHKIRLTFILDAAIVFIIREILIALFKHQIKPDMLYALSAFLFVIGALRVATVIVYQREKLAVESDNLGHDAKN; encoded by the coding sequence GTGATAAGTGAAAAAATTAAAATTTACTTCGACAAATCGGTAGATGTTGTCTTTGCGATCATACTTTTGTTTATTATGATCGGGATTGCCATTGGTACAGCTCAGCTACTCGTAACCACTTGGAAGCTCTTCGCCTTTGAGGGCATAACAGGCCACTACATTGACATCATCACTGATGTATTAACGCTTTATGTAATGATAGAGTTATCGAGATCACTGGTTGAATATTTTAACATTCATAAAATCAGGCTCACGTTTATCCTCGATGCGGCGATTGTCTTCATTATTAGAGAAATCTTGATTGCCTTATTCAAACACCAAATCAAGCCGGATATGCTTTATGCATTGTCAGCATTTTTATTTGTTATCGGTGCGCTGCGTGTTGCTACAGTGATTGTCTACCAACGCGAAAAACTAGCTGTAGAAAGCGATAATTTAGGTCATGATGCGAAAAACTAA
- a CDS encoding GGDEF domain-containing protein, whose amino-acid sequence MQTLNIIENSSSSFNAFQLFNENPLISSERLLNLVEQLQSTLCFESLINRFAMEASKYAEFTGLNFQHRDGVANMRGSRPGKYKEQIELKINQELIGVLTYHVNQKFSVTSFDCLQELHRFLAYPLKNAVLLHQANQLAMHDHLTGLNNRRFFDDQLKKSINHAKRNNNLLSLMLLDLNKFKQINDTHGHHVGDLVLKEFSRVLAASIRDYDTAFRFGGDEFAVIIEGADTKAVSNIEARIHHKTQMNSLLAKYDVSASIGFSFLHNNDNEANFFNRADQGLYKQKVSQPRKPLRIV is encoded by the coding sequence ATGCAAACGTTAAATATTATTGAAAATTCGTCGTCGAGTTTTAATGCTTTTCAATTATTTAATGAAAATCCATTAATCTCTTCAGAGCGATTATTAAACTTAGTTGAGCAATTACAAAGCACATTGTGTTTTGAAAGTTTAATCAACCGCTTTGCCATGGAAGCTTCAAAATATGCTGAGTTTACCGGTTTAAATTTTCAACATCGCGATGGCGTTGCCAATATGCGTGGCAGCCGCCCTGGTAAATACAAAGAGCAAATCGAACTAAAAATCAATCAAGAACTCATTGGTGTATTAACTTATCATGTAAACCAAAAATTTAGCGTGACAAGTTTCGACTGTTTACAAGAGTTACACCGCTTTTTAGCCTACCCACTTAAAAATGCGGTATTGTTACACCAAGCCAATCAATTAGCGATGCACGATCATTTAACTGGCCTCAATAACCGACGCTTCTTTGATGATCAACTGAAAAAATCGATTAACCACGCCAAGCGCAATAACAATTTGCTTAGTTTGATGTTACTTGATTTAAACAAGTTTAAGCAAATAAACGACACCCATGGCCATCATGTAGGCGATCTTGTATTAAAAGAGTTTTCACGAGTCTTGGCAGCATCAATCAGGGATTACGATACTGCATTTCGCTTTGGTGGCGATGAATTTGCCGTTATCATTGAAGGTGCAGACACAAAAGCGGTCAGCAATATAGAAGCTCGCATTCATCACAAAACCCAAATGAACTCATTGCTTGCCAAATACGATGTTAGCGCAAGCATTGGTTTTTCGTTCTTACATAACAACGACAACGAAGCCAACTTCTTTAACCGTGCTGATCAAGGTTTGTACAAACAAAAAGTATCACAACCTAGAAAACCACTGCGTATCGTTTAA
- a CDS encoding monovalent cation:proton antiporter family protein encodes MGTYLEVVVILACAVGLVWLFRKLNMPAILAYLVAGMLVGEHGLNFTHNNVDLEHFAELGIVFLLFTLGLEFSLPKLMAMRRLVFAVGSAQVAISMLLFTSIAMLLGQSFSSAFVIGGVLALSSTAIVIRQLSETGAMKRKSGQLSVAILLFQDIAVVPLLIIIPLLAQPSESSMVLALAVALVKGVFVVGLLMLVGKWILPRIYNLVAQVRTDELFVLTTLLVTLVASSLTLWFGLSMALGAFLAGMMLGESQYKYQLEADIRPYRDILLGLFFVTVGMKFDVSYLLNNPIDMLVLLVCFMLCKVAIIYYLAKRAGENAKDGLASGIMLCQMGEFGFVLIALARQVDVIPVDIASILIGVGVISMAMTPYLIENARNWSLTLTKEKKESYAELQELPQNTELEDHVIICGFGRVGQTISRFLKQEGMDFVAIDIDPLRTTKAREAGENILFGSSRQTELLHAAKIDKAKLVVITFGEDKQSADAIQRVRALSPEVPILVRTRNDDQLEMLKSAGANEVVPEMLEGSLMLVSQVLSLSGVSFSRVVRLMQKERKSHYNHMHGFFQGEQTDMSQNVIEQREFAHGITLTENSYAVGKSIGELNFGSKRIDILTLRQGEEEIDLPDESIVLQNQDTLVIRGKPRRVEWAEHFIHEGE; translated from the coding sequence GTGGGTACGTATTTAGAAGTTGTCGTTATCTTAGCGTGTGCTGTAGGTCTTGTTTGGTTATTCAGAAAACTCAATATGCCTGCGATTCTTGCCTATTTAGTGGCCGGGATGCTTGTTGGTGAACACGGTTTAAACTTTACTCACAACAATGTTGATTTAGAGCACTTTGCCGAATTAGGTATTGTTTTCTTACTTTTTACACTGGGCTTGGAGTTTTCACTGCCCAAGCTAATGGCCATGCGTCGCCTAGTATTTGCCGTAGGTAGTGCTCAAGTAGCCATTTCTATGCTGCTATTTACCTCCATCGCAATGTTATTAGGGCAAAGCTTTAGCAGCGCCTTTGTTATAGGTGGTGTGTTAGCACTATCATCTACCGCTATTGTTATTCGCCAGCTCAGTGAAACCGGTGCAATGAAGCGTAAATCAGGCCAGCTTTCTGTTGCTATTTTATTATTTCAAGATATCGCGGTTGTCCCATTACTCATTATTATCCCGTTGCTAGCCCAACCGAGTGAGAGCTCGATGGTTTTAGCTTTAGCGGTTGCGCTAGTTAAAGGCGTTTTTGTTGTTGGCTTATTAATGTTGGTCGGTAAGTGGATTTTACCGCGGATATATAACCTAGTTGCACAAGTAAGAACCGATGAACTGTTTGTTTTGACCACTCTATTAGTAACCTTAGTGGCTTCTTCATTAACCTTATGGTTTGGTTTGTCGATGGCACTTGGCGCATTCTTAGCCGGGATGATGCTTGGTGAGAGCCAGTATAAGTATCAATTAGAAGCTGATATAAGGCCTTATCGCGATATCTTATTAGGCTTATTTTTTGTCACTGTCGGTATGAAGTTTGACGTCAGCTACTTGCTCAATAACCCGATTGATATGTTGGTGCTATTAGTCTGTTTTATGCTGTGCAAAGTGGCGATCATTTACTATTTAGCAAAACGTGCCGGTGAAAATGCAAAAGACGGTTTAGCCAGCGGTATTATGCTTTGTCAAATGGGGGAGTTTGGTTTTGTCTTAATTGCACTTGCTCGCCAGGTAGATGTGATCCCGGTTGATATAGCGTCTATTTTAATTGGTGTCGGTGTGATCTCCATGGCGATGACGCCGTACTTGATTGAAAACGCGCGTAATTGGTCATTAACATTAACCAAAGAGAAAAAAGAAAGTTACGCTGAGCTACAAGAGCTGCCACAAAATACTGAGTTAGAAGATCACGTGATAATTTGTGGTTTTGGTCGTGTAGGCCAAACGATAAGCCGGTTTTTGAAACAAGAGGGTATGGACTTTGTCGCAATAGACATTGACCCACTGCGCACTACTAAAGCACGTGAAGCGGGCGAAAATATTTTATTTGGCTCATCACGACAAACTGAACTTTTACATGCGGCAAAAATTGATAAAGCAAAGCTAGTGGTTATTACTTTTGGTGAAGACAAACAGTCAGCAGATGCTATCCAAAGGGTCAGGGCACTCTCGCCAGAAGTCCCCATTTTAGTGAGAACTCGTAACGACGATCAGCTAGAAATGCTCAAATCAGCTGGTGCTAATGAAGTTGTGCCAGAAATGCTAGAGGGCAGCTTAATGCTAGTCTCGCAGGTACTGTCGTTATCAGGTGTTTCGTTTTCTCGAGTGGTACGCTTGATGCAAAAAGAGCGCAAAAGCCATTACAATCACATGCATGGTTTTTTCCAAGGTGAGCAAACAGATATGAGTCAAAACGTGATCGAGCAACGCGAATTTGCTCATGGTATCACGTTAACAGAGAACTCATACGCTGTTGGTAAGTCGATTGGCGAGTTAAATTTTGGTTCAAAACGCATTGATATACTTACCCTTCGCCAAGGTGAAGAGGAAATTGACTTACCCGATGAAAGCATCGTGTTGCAAAACCAAGATACCTTAGTTATTCGCGGTAAACCAAGACGCGTTGAGTGGGCTGAGCACTTTATTCACGAGGGTGAGTAA
- the yghU gene encoding glutathione-dependent disulfide-bond oxidoreductase, translating into MANKPYTPEKVWQYKPGNGGKFANINQPTAGARQERELPSGKHPFQLYSLATPNGVKVTIMFEELLELGITEAEYDAYSVNIMEGDQFTSGFVDINPNSKIPALVDNSGDKPMPIFESGAILLHLAEKFNRFIPQDPQGRSQCLSWLFWQVGAGPFLGGGFGHFYAYAPEKFEYPIERFTMEVKRQLDLLDKHLANNTYICGDDYTIADMAIWPWYGVLVDGGLYEAAEFLDVKRYAHLNRWSQLIGQRPAVKRGRIVNKAWGEPDEQLIERHDAADFSGKRL; encoded by the coding sequence ATGGCGAATAAACCTTACACGCCCGAAAAAGTGTGGCAATACAAACCTGGTAATGGCGGTAAATTTGCCAATATTAATCAACCTACGGCAGGCGCACGACAAGAGCGTGAATTGCCTTCAGGTAAGCACCCTTTTCAACTCTATTCACTCGCTACACCAAATGGCGTAAAAGTCACCATAATGTTTGAAGAGCTACTGGAGCTAGGCATTACAGAAGCTGAGTACGATGCTTACAGCGTGAATATTATGGAAGGCGATCAGTTTACTAGCGGCTTTGTCGATATTAACCCTAATTCAAAAATACCAGCATTAGTCGATAACTCAGGCGATAAGCCAATGCCAATTTTTGAATCTGGCGCGATATTGTTACACCTTGCCGAAAAATTTAACCGATTCATACCTCAAGATCCGCAAGGTCGAAGCCAATGTTTATCATGGCTATTTTGGCAAGTTGGTGCAGGTCCTTTCTTGGGTGGTGGTTTTGGCCACTTCTATGCCTATGCACCAGAAAAATTTGAATACCCAATTGAGCGTTTCACCATGGAAGTGAAACGCCAACTCGATTTACTCGACAAACACCTAGCGAACAACACTTATATCTGTGGTGATGACTATACCATTGCCGATATGGCTATTTGGCCTTGGTACGGTGTGCTGGTTGACGGCGGCTTATATGAAGCAGCTGAATTTCTAGATGTAAAGCGCTATGCCCACCTTAATCGTTGGAGTCAGCTTATTGGCCAACGCCCAGCCGTTAAGCGCGGCAGGATCGTCAATAAAGCATGGGGCGAGCCAGACGAGCAACTGATTGAGCGTCACGATGCGGCTGATTTTAGCGGTAAACGGCTATAG
- a CDS encoding patatin-like phospholipase family protein: protein MSSKKTYQGNRQALLLTGGGARAAYQVGVLSAITRFMPRNHGIPFPIICGTSAGAINATAMACYASCFHLGVKKLEWVWKNLRTKNVYQSDAWGAFGYLGSGILASFQADYSIKRAHSLLNNAPLRELLKKVFDFKRIDDNILRGYLTAISVTASSYTTGDSISFFQSANSIEPWQRAKRKGKPCQINTEHLMASAAIPLVFPSISIDGEHFGDGSIHQLSPLSPAIHLGAEKILIIGVDQPHQPLFSLENNPHPPTSSTIAGHMLDSVFADTLQSDLERLARVNESLALMQSHGIESPHGLKQVKTLLINPSQDFNAIAVEHFNELPISVRMLLRSVGITNDSESSLISYLLFENTFTKKLMKIGYQDGLAKEQELRAFLNI from the coding sequence ATGTCGTCAAAAAAGACCTATCAAGGTAATCGACAAGCCTTACTTCTCACCGGTGGCGGCGCGCGTGCGGCCTACCAAGTTGGTGTGTTATCTGCAATTACTCGCTTCATGCCTCGCAATCACGGCATTCCATTCCCAATCATTTGCGGTACTTCTGCTGGCGCAATTAACGCCACAGCAATGGCCTGTTACGCCTCATGTTTCCATCTAGGGGTAAAAAAGCTTGAATGGGTATGGAAAAACCTAAGAACTAAAAACGTCTACCAAAGTGATGCTTGGGGTGCCTTTGGCTATTTGGGCAGTGGTATTTTAGCGAGCTTTCAAGCCGACTACTCAATCAAGCGGGCACACAGTTTATTAAACAATGCGCCACTTCGTGAATTACTTAAAAAAGTGTTCGACTTTAAACGCATTGACGACAACATCTTACGCGGCTACTTAACTGCTATTTCTGTCACTGCATCTAGCTATACCACAGGTGATTCAATCAGTTTTTTTCAATCGGCAAATAGCATTGAGCCATGGCAACGAGCCAAGCGCAAAGGTAAGCCGTGTCAGATAAATACTGAACACTTAATGGCCTCGGCAGCGATTCCATTAGTCTTTCCTTCAATTTCAATAGACGGTGAACACTTTGGCGACGGATCAATCCATCAATTATCACCATTGAGCCCAGCCATCCATTTGGGTGCAGAGAAAATATTAATCATAGGCGTTGATCAACCTCATCAACCCTTGTTTAGTTTAGAAAATAATCCACACCCACCTACGAGCTCAACCATTGCAGGCCATATGCTTGATTCGGTATTTGCTGACACCCTACAAAGTGATCTGGAACGCCTAGCAAGAGTCAATGAATCGCTAGCGCTAATGCAGTCTCATGGTATTGAGTCGCCTCATGGGCTTAAGCAAGTTAAAACGCTACTCATTAATCCAAGCCAAGACTTTAATGCCATTGCCGTTGAGCATTTTAATGAACTACCCATTTCTGTACGCATGCTATTAAGAAGCGTTGGTATCACCAATGATTCAGAGTCGAGTTTGATCAGTTATCTACTGTTTGAAAATACCTTTACTAAAAAATTGATGAAAATAGGTTATCAAGACGGCTTAGCGAAAGAGCAAGAATTAAGAGCCTTTTTAAATATATAG
- a CDS encoding DUF3718 domain-containing protein: MKKLLLASTITVLTLTSAFVAPTAQASNIAQNICEFVAADDKKRMRSYLKSNKLKIRTIFDGVQCNGQNLLEFAANRGSVETGSLMISKLPKSTVSANLAAIQSGTPLFDAANERVSS, translated from the coding sequence ATGAAAAAATTATTACTAGCTTCTACTATTACAGTTTTAACTTTAACGTCTGCCTTCGTGGCACCTACAGCTCAAGCTTCAAATATTGCTCAAAATATTTGTGAATTTGTTGCTGCTGATGACAAGAAACGCATGCGTTCATACTTGAAATCGAACAAGTTGAAAATACGCACTATTTTTGACGGTGTTCAATGTAATGGTCAGAACTTGTTAGAGTTTGCCGCAAATCGTGGTTCAGTCGAAACAGGTTCTTTGATGATTTCTAAATTACCAAAGTCTACCGTTTCAGCTAACCTAGCGGCGATTCAGTCAGGTACACCTTTATTTGACGCTGCGAACGAACGCGTAAGCAGTTAA
- a CDS encoding 3-oxoacid CoA-transferase subunit B, whose amino-acid sequence MALSREQIAMRVAQELQDGYYVNLGIGIPTLVANYVPDGMEVMLQSENGLLGMGQFPTEEEIDADLINAGKQTVTHVTGASIFDSAESFAMIRGGHVDLTVLGAFEVDVNGNIASYMIPGKLIKGMGGAMDLVAGADNIIVTMTHASKHGESKLLSNCTLPLTGKGCIKKVLTDLAFIEIKDGKFHLLERAPGVSVEEIAKLTEGELVIPDNVPEMTF is encoded by the coding sequence ATGGCATTATCACGTGAACAAATCGCAATGCGTGTAGCACAAGAGCTACAAGATGGTTACTACGTTAATTTAGGTATTGGCATCCCTACCCTTGTTGCTAACTACGTGCCTGATGGCATGGAAGTGATGCTACAATCTGAAAATGGCTTATTGGGTATGGGGCAGTTTCCGACAGAAGAAGAAATTGACGCTGATTTAATCAACGCTGGCAAACAAACCGTTACACATGTAACGGGCGCTTCAATTTTTGATTCAGCTGAATCATTTGCCATGATCCGCGGCGGCCATGTTGACCTCACCGTATTAGGCGCGTTTGAAGTTGATGTAAACGGTAATATCGCCTCATACATGATCCCAGGTAAGTTAATTAAGGGCATGGGCGGTGCAATGGATTTAGTTGCTGGTGCAGACAATATTATTGTCACCATGACCCACGCGTCAAAACACGGCGAATCTAAGCTACTGAGCAACTGCACATTACCACTTACTGGTAAAGGTTGCATCAAGAAAGTACTGACGGATCTTGCTTTTATAGAAATTAAAGACGGTAAGTTCCACCTACTTGAACGCGCACCTGGGGTGAGTGTTGAAGAAATAGCTAAATTAACCGAAGGCGAACTAGTTATACCAGATAACGTTCCAGAAATGACCTTTTAA